A stretch of DNA from Paenibacillus albus:
TCATGCTGTACAACACGCTCGCGGTCGCAGGCATGCGCGATAGGCTGATCGGTGAACAAGGCCCCGTCCCAGTGTTCGCCGATGCCAAGCAGGTTGCGGCATGGTCGAAGGATGCCGTGACGATACTCGCAGCCAACGGCATTATGAAAGGCAATAGCTACGGCAGCCTGCTGAAATTCATGCCGCGCTCGACAACGACGCGGGAGCAGTCGATTGTGCTGGTTTATCGGATTTTTACGCGGTTCGGGTCTTATTTTGTGAAGGATGAGCTCGATCTGCTGAATGTCTCGAAACAGTCACTTCCAATCGTCTATAAGGACGAAAGAGCAAGAGCTGTCGATCTCAAAGCAAAAGCAATTCTCGATGAGATCATAGAGCCAGGCATGACGGAATATGAACGGGAGCTCGCCATCCACAATTATTTGCTGCTGCACATCGCGTATGACTATGACAATTACGAGAATAACACCGTTCCGGCGGATTCCTATACCATCTACGGCTCGCTGATGAAAGGAATAGCGGTGTGCCAAGGCTATGCTTACTCGGCGCAGCTGCTCCTTACGATGGCGGGCATTGAGTCGAAAATCGTGACGGGCACAGTCGATGGCGTCGCGCATGCGTGGAACAAAGTGAAGATCGGCGGAGCCTACTACAATCTGGACGTGACCTGGGATGATCCGGTGCCGGATGTCGAGGGCCGCTTGGCCTACGGGTACTTCAACGTGACGGATGAGGAGCTTCGCCATGACCATGTCTGGTCCGATCAGCTGCCGGCTGCAACGGCTATTATCTATAACTATTACACCTATAACGGGCTAACCGTAGATACGCCGAAGCAATTCGAGGAACGGATCGAAGCCGCTATTAAAGAGAAGGCGGATTCCATCTCGCTCAAGCGGCAATACGCCGACAACCAAGGAGCGAATGCGTGGAGTGCGATCATGCAGAAGCATGCGGCGGAAATTAGCGGCTACTCGTACACGATGGATAAGAGCGGCGTCGTCAGCTTTAAGTTTCGTTACCGCTAATGCTACAATGGAAGCAAAAAGAGACGGAGTACCGCCATCATGATGCGAATAATGCTAATTACGAAGGACCATCGCGTGATGCAGCTGTCCAGCTTCTCGGAGCTAGACGACCCGAAGGCACATGTCCAGTGGTACTGGGTAGATTTCTGCGAACCGACTGAAGAGGAATCGAAGCTGCTGGATGACTATTTTCATTTTCACCCGCTCGCGATTGAAGATTGCATGCTCTACCTGCAAAGGCCGAAGATGGATCATTACGAGGATGTCCACTTCCTTGTCCTTCATGCAATCGACGAGCGTACGCTCGAAGCGACAGAGGTAGATCTGTTCATCGGCAAAAATTTTCTCGTTAGCTACCATCAACAGCCGCATCAAGAGGTTAATCAAGCGTGGGAGAAGGTTAGGCATAAGCCGCACACGGAAGCACATGGCAATTTGCATGCGGCGTACGCGGTGATGGATGAGCTGGTGGATCAATATTTTCCGGCCTTGCAGGCGATCGAAGACCAGCTGCTTGAGTTTGAGACGGAAGGGACAAATGAGCAGAATTTCCGCTCGAACTTGAACCATGTGTTCGATATTCGCAACAAGCTGCTGAAGCTGCGCAAAACATTCGTGCCGATGAGAGACCTGCTCTACCGGCTGCTGAACACGCAGCGAATCGAGGCTTTGCCGCATTATCATCTTTTCTTCACAGATATCTACGATCATCTGCTCAAGCTGGCGGAGATGGTCGATTCCAACCGCGATATGACGTCGGATCTGCGCGACCATTATATGTCGATCAATTCCAACCGAATGAATGAGATTATGAAGACGCTGACGGTCATTACGGTGATCTTCATGCCGCTGACGTTCATTGCCGGGATTTACGGGATGAATTTCTCGAATATGCCGGAGCTGCAATGGCATGCCGGGTATTTTCTCGTTCTTATTGTGATGGCCGTTTTGTCGGTAGGCATGTATGCATGGTTTAAAGGGAAAGGCTGGTTCGAATGAGTGCCTGAATAGAACATTTCGCCATGGGGTACGGTAAGCGGTAGATACTCCAGAAGGAGGCGGATAGGTCAAAATGGCACGAAGAAGTCGAAGAAAGCATGTGGTCCCGGCAGCGGATGCGCAGATGAGCGCGTTCAAAGCGGAGGTAATGCGCAGGGAAGGCTACGTCGTTAATCCGAGCCGGCCTGATGATGTGAAGTACGAGGTTGCGAAGTCGCTTGGCATACCGCTTGAGCATGGTTATAACGGCCAGCTGTCAACGGAGTCTGCCGGCCAGATCGGCGGTCAGATCGGCGGCGCGATGGTGAAGGAACTTATCCGCATGGCACAAGAGAAGCTGGCGAATGAGGGCAGGCAATAAGAGCTGATGCAATGACAGAAATTACGAAGCGACGAGCTGACACTGCTGCAAGAAAAGCAGTGTCAGTTTTTTTGCTGTTTTCGGGACTTTGGAAGTGATTTTTAAGTCTGTATTCATATTCCTTTCATATTCAGCAGGTATGCTTAGAGTAACTTATTAGGATGGGGGATTGCTGCTATGCCGGCCGCTATTCTCGTTGTCGAAGACGATTACTATATTCAAGAGCTTATCGCCGAATTTCT
This window harbors:
- a CDS encoding S-layer homology domain-containing protein, whose amino-acid sequence is MKYIQRMKKYGITFAALATLSVSSLSASLGQTDVAVAAAAGSPSVWAKQEIQDALTSGLIPYGLTNSYQKPLTRQEFSEMAVQLYEVLTGEKPPVPKADPFKDTNSYPVLQAYSLGIVKGTSANTFTPSASITREQLSLMLYNTLAVAGMRDRLIGEQGPVPVFADAKQVAAWSKDAVTILAANGIMKGNSYGSLLKFMPRSTTTREQSIVLVYRIFTRFGSYFVKDELDLLNVSKQSLPIVYKDERARAVDLKAKAILDEIIEPGMTEYERELAIHNYLLLHIAYDYDNYENNTVPADSYTIYGSLMKGIAVCQGYAYSAQLLLTMAGIESKIVTGTVDGVAHAWNKVKIGGAYYNLDVTWDDPVPDVEGRLAYGYFNVTDEELRHDHVWSDQLPAATAIIYNYYTYNGLTVDTPKQFEERIEAAIKEKADSISLKRQYADNQGANAWSAIMQKHAAEISGYSYTMDKSGVVSFKFRYR
- the corA gene encoding magnesium/cobalt transporter CorA, with protein sequence MMRIMLITKDHRVMQLSSFSELDDPKAHVQWYWVDFCEPTEEESKLLDDYFHFHPLAIEDCMLYLQRPKMDHYEDVHFLVLHAIDERTLEATEVDLFIGKNFLVSYHQQPHQEVNQAWEKVRHKPHTEAHGNLHAAYAVMDELVDQYFPALQAIEDQLLEFETEGTNEQNFRSNLNHVFDIRNKLLKLRKTFVPMRDLLYRLLNTQRIEALPHYHLFFTDIYDHLLKLAEMVDSNRDMTSDLRDHYMSINSNRMNEIMKTLTVITVIFMPLTFIAGIYGMNFSNMPELQWHAGYFLVLIVMAVLSVGMYAWFKGKGWFE
- a CDS encoding small, acid-soluble spore protein, alpha/beta type, translated to MARRSRRKHVVPAADAQMSAFKAEVMRREGYVVNPSRPDDVKYEVAKSLGIPLEHGYNGQLSTESAGQIGGQIGGAMVKELIRMAQEKLANEGRQ